A window from Dioscorea cayenensis subsp. rotundata cultivar TDr96_F1 chromosome 10, TDr96_F1_v2_PseudoChromosome.rev07_lg8_w22 25.fasta, whole genome shotgun sequence encodes these proteins:
- the LOC120270439 gene encoding protein NBR1 homolog, protein MSYQMNSPFLFPPLQPQGMEILANDWNLVIKVNYHDTLKRFGAHVSGKRLDHDMTRLKTKIIDLFKFGPDDNFTLTYFDEDGDTVTLDTDDELHDAAISQRLNPLRINVIMKSHADGKSEPASSTPSNSPNIQTKQLQANVITEALNSLPEPLRSTLSKLSEDLLSKATSSSPAVAEFVEYFSKLGLSNVNQFSQGTSGESSGADVNASKIDKPSNDSPAGHAFSSPPNAVSHITESSHGKHGSGNVEKGAGAKLSTSADINRDNVPQNQHALGDPFVDDLLSSIWTSANMEPGREPGQVLYDGKSAGGSQPAIPAARILEPTSSSDRLRTLEPSFQPANVASKGFIGGANSQFHPGTTSTTPVGLNPCPNRINIPSHGFLPSWLNPKAHPYRRGHSYIDSAFRTFHRGVQCDNCGMHPIMGPRYKSNVKEDYDLCSICFAQIGNDADYTKIDRVPYRSPRLFKESYNPHSRSRSSSHGFHGCGSRSSRSKLDSRFIQDVTVLDGTIMSPSTPFTKIWRLRNNGTIPWFVGTQLVWIGGDRLGNQTSVELEIPGEGYPVDAELDVAVDFTAPSSPGRYISYWRMASPSGQKFGQRVWLLIQVDNSRPSSSSSYHADINLNLPPENNYGNGARVNIDVNAHPADAVSAGPDVTNMNTVEDFAPFFIQIPVQNVEPAPAAAELLGTSDEPTQPMPKASSPISYPIIEPPPQPMPKTPSPISYPIIEFPSPSSSPPPVHVGSSSKLDADDNPVENTLLKELEEMGFKQIDLNKEVLRLNEYDLEQSVDDLCGFSEWDPLLKELKFMGFSDAETNRKLLIKNGGSIKRVVLDLISEEKAE, encoded by the exons ATGAGTTACCAGATGAATTCTCCTTTCTTGTTCCCTCCCCTGCAGCCGCAGGGCATGGAAATCTTGGCAAACGACTGGAATTTGGTCATCAAA GTGAACTATCATGACACTCTCAAGAGATTTGGTGCCCATGTCTCCGGGAAAAGGCTGGATCATGACATGACTAggctgaaaacaaaaataattgacCTCTTCAAGTTCGGACCAGATGATAATTTCACTCTCACTTACTttgatgaagatggtgatacTGTAACACTTGATACTGATGACGAACTTCATGATGCTGCTATCAGTCAACGATTGAACCCTCTTAGGATAAATGTTATTATGAAATCTCATGCTGATGGAAAATCTGAGCCAGCTAGCTCCACCCCCTCAAACTCACCAAATATCCAGACTAAGCAACTTCAAGCCAATGTTATTACTGAAGCATTAAATTCTCTCCCTGAACCACTTCGCAGTACACTATCAAAACTTTCTGAAGATTTATTGTCAAAAGCTACATCCTCTTCACCTGCTGTTGCTGAGTTTGTGGAGTATTTTTCAAAGCTTGGGTTATCCAATGTTAATCAATTTTCCCAAGGCACTTCTGGTGAATCGTCAGGCGCAGATGTCAATGCTTCAAAAATAGATAAGCCATCGAATGATTCTCCTGCTGGACATGCCTTCTCTTCTCCTCCCAATGCTGTTAGTCACATTACAGAATCTTCTCATGGGAAACATGGGAGTGGTAATGTAGAAAAGGGCGCTGGGGCCAAGCTTTCAACATCTGCTGACATTAATAGGGATAATGTTCCTCAGAACCAACATGCTTTAGGAGAtccttttgttgatgatttattGTCTTCCATTTGGACTAGTGCTAACATGGAGCCAGGGAGGGAACCCGGTCAGGTTCTTTATGATGGTAAATCTGCAGGTGGCTCTCAGCCTGCGATACCTGCTGCCCGTATTTTGGAACCTACTTCAAGTTCAGATAGGCTGAGGACACTGGAGCCATCTTTTCAACCCGCAAATGTAGCATCCAAGGGATTTATTGGTGGTGCCAACTCACAATTTCACCCTGGAACTACTTCCACAACACCAGTCGGTTTAAATCCCTGTCCGAATAGGATCAATATACCCTCACATGGTTTTCTTCCAAGTTGGCTCAATCCCAAAGCACATCCATACAGAAGGGGCCATTCCTACATTGACAGTGCATTTCGTACTTTCCACAGAGGTGTTCAATGTGATAACTGTGGAATGCATCCTATCATGGGGCCACGCTATAAATCAAATGT GAAGGAAGACTATGACTTGTGCAGCATTTGTTTCGCACAGATCGGTAATGATGCTGATTACACCAAGATAGACCGTGTTCCTTACCGTTCTCCAAGGCTGTTTAAGGAATCGTACAACCCG CATTCTCGATCTCGGTCTTCATCCCATGGTTTCCATGGTTGTGGGTCCAGATCATCTAGATCAAAACTTGATAGCCGCTTCATTCAAGATGTGACAGTCTTGGATGGAACCATCATGTCCCCGTCTACTCCTTTCACTAAGATATGGCGGTTGCGTAACAATGGAACCATTCCATGGTTTGTTGGTACTCAGCTTGTGTGGATTGGTGGTGATCGACTTGGCAATCAAACTTCTGTTGAGTTGGAG ATTCCCGGGGAAGGATATCCTGTGGATGCAGAGCTTGATGTTGCAGTTGACTTCACCGCACCGTCAAGTCCTGGCAGGTACATCTCATATTGGAGGATGGCCTCACCTTCTGGGCAGAAATTTGGTCAACGAGTTTGGTTGCTTATCCAG GTTGATAATTCTCGACCAAGTTCTTCTTCTAGTTACCATGCAGATATTAACTTGAACCTGCCTCCTGAAAACAATTACGGCAATGGAGCGCGAGTGAACATAGATGTGAATGCCCATCCTGCAGATGCTGTATCTGCTGGACCTGATGTTACCAATATGAATACCGTGGAAGATTTTGCACCATTCTTCATTCAAATACCTGTCCAGAATGTGGAACCTGCTCCGGCTGCTGCTGAGTTGCTCGGTACCTCTGATGAGCCAACACAGCCCATGCCCAAAGCGTCCTCCCCAATTTCATATCCCATCATTGAGCCACCACCACAGCCCATGCCCAAAACACCCTCCCCAATTTCATATCCTATCATTGAGTTCCCTTCACCgtcatcatcaccaccacctgTTCATGTTGGATCCTCATCCAAATTGGATGCCGATGACAATCCTGTTGAAAATACGCTCTTGAAGGAGTTGGAAGAGATGGGCTTTAAACAAATCGACTTAAACAAGGAGGTTCTCAGGCTAAATGAGTACGATCTGGAGCAGTCTGTGGATGATCTCTGTGGCTTTTCCGAATGGGATCCCCTTCTCAAAGAACTGAAGTTTATG GGTTTCTCCGACGCGGAAACAAACAGGAAGCTGCTGATAAAGAATGGTGGAAGCATCAAACGAGTTGTGCTGGATCTCATTTCTGAGGAGAAAGCTGAATAG
- the LOC120270695 gene encoding uncharacterized protein LOC120270695: MADLQWSSFLSKLMSKRRTWVTLFLIVYILLLSSSWNLIISIRSWYNASISPSTQRPNPSIWPTIYASLLYGGVFGLLAMGAALAVAVPATLVTWITVLVLLAFTGKPRRALVREGRRITADIMGFAFMVLIREGNLAAAVCAALSFFALLIRRRGEDERGI, encoded by the coding sequence ATGGCGGATCTCCAGTGGAGTTCGTTCCTCTCCAAGCTGATGAGCAAGAGAAGGACTTGGGTAACCCTCTTCCTCATCGTCTACATCCTCCTTCTCTCCTCTTCCTGGAACCTCATCATCTCCATCCGATCCTGGTACAACGCTTCCATCTCTCCCTCAACACAGCGCCCGAACCCTTCAATTTGGCCCACGATCTACGCCTCGTTGCTCTACGGAGGGGTTTTCGGTTTGCTCGCCATGGGGGCGGCGTTGGCCGTGGCGGTGCCGGCGACGTTGGTGACGTGGATCACGGTGCTGGTGTTGCTGGCGTTCACTGGGAAGCCGAGGCGGGCGTTGGTGAGGGAGGGGCGGAGGATCACGGCGGATATCATGGGGTTTGCGTTCATGGTGTTGATCAGAGAGGGGAATCTCGCGGCGGCCGTGTGCGCAGCGTTGAGCTTCTTTGCGCTTTTGATTCGAAGGCGTGGAGAAGATGAAAGGGGGATTTAG
- the LOC120270725 gene encoding plant intracellular Ras-group-related LRR protein 3-like: MEPNPERFPILSFVMARLHLNKPSIGDLPEAPSHDIEQPPPAAEELELVQRMPHLNHPDLISAMSSAISDVMHTRSILQTLGERPDHEAVDASRVRIAEIEAALSAQLEEIVRSPRPEDVDRLKWRAEEAEKEKECRAMAERERIAYKAVIQLDEMHDAYEKLLKDAEDRLVKMYGSAADTEKGSVKEDQQVNEEVIGILHEGSVKCLERVDLSSRQLRFLPEAFGRLRGLVSLDVSKNQLEVIPDAIAGLEQLEELRLSNNLLVSLPDTIGLLSNLKILDVSGNQLKALPDSISKCRSLVELDASYNEMTYLPTNIGYELVKLQKLWVHLNKLRSLPSSICEMQSLQVLDAHFNELRGLPYAIGRLWNLEILNVASNFADLQELPASIGDLLNLKELDVSNNQIHVLPDTFGRLDKLEKLNIDQNPLVIPPMDVVNMGVESVKDYMSKRWLEILLEEERKSMLEENPPQDGWLTRSASWLNNWVSGVSSSVSGYLGAGEKSYRDPRLDESL; encoded by the exons ATGGAGCCCAATCCCGAGAGGTTCCCCATCCTCTCCTTCGTCATGGCCCGACTCCACCTCAACAAACCCTCCATCGGCGACCTCCCCGAAGCTCCCTCCCATGACATTGAGCAGCCTCCACCCGCCGCCGAGGAGCTCGAGCTCGTACAACGGATGCCGCATCTCAATCACCCCGATCTCATCTCAGCTATGTCCTCCGCCATCTCCGATGTTATGCATACACGATCGATCCTCCAAACCCTAGGTGAACGCCCCGACCATGAAGCCGTGGATGCTTCCCGTGTCCGCATCGCTGAGATTGAGGCTGCCCTCTCTGCACAGCTTGAGGAGATCGTGCGCTCTCCGAGGCCGGAAGACGTTGACCGATTGAAGTGGCGTGCGGAGGAAGCGGAGAAGGAAAAGGAGTGTCGCGCGATGGCCGAGCGGGAGAGGATCGCATACAAGGCTGTTATCCAGCTCGATGAGATGCACGATGCCTATGAGAAGCTGCTGAAGGACGCCGAGGATCGGCTGGTGAAGATGTATGGATCCGCAGCGGACACTGAGAAAGGCTCTGTGAAAGAGGACCAGCAGGTGAATGAAGAGGTCATCGGGATTTTGCACGAAGGGTCGGTGAAATGCTTGGAGAGGGTCGACCTGTCGAGCCGGCAGTTAAGGTTCCTCCCGGAGGCATTTGGCCGGCTGCGTGGTTTGGTTTCACTGGATGTCTCCAAGAATCAGCTTGAG GTCATCCCAGATGCAATAGCAGGCCTTGAACAATTAGAGGAACTTCGTCTTTCTAACAACCTTTTGGTCTCATTGCCTGATACTATTGGTCTACTCAGCAATCTTAAGATTCTAGATGTATCTGGTAACCAGCTGAAGGCACTGCCCGATAGCATCTCAAAATGCAG ATCCCTGGTAGAACTGGATGCAAGCTACAATGAAATGACATATTTGCCGACAAACATCGGATATGAATTAGTAAAGCTACAAAAGCTCTGGGTCCACCTCAACAAGCTCCGCTCACTTCCATCATCTATTTGTGAGATGCAATCTTTGCAAGTTCTGGACGCCCACTTCAATGAACTCCGAGGCCTACCCTATGCTATTGGCAGGTTGTGGAATCTTGAAATTCTAAATGTTGCCAGTAACTTCGCTGACTTGCAAGAACTCCCTGCTTCAATCGGTGATCTGCTCAACCTCAAAGAGCTGGACGTAAGCAACAATCAAATCCATGTGTTACCCGACACATTCGGTAGACTTGATAAACTGGAGAAACTGAACATAGATCAGAATCCTCTAGTGATCCCTCCTATGGATGTGGTGAACATGGGGGTTGAATCAGTAAAGGACTATATGTCGAAACGATGGCTGGAAATTTTGTTGGAGGAAGAAAGGAAGAGCATGCTCGAGGAGAACCCGCCACAGGACGGCTGGCTGACACGAAGCGCCTCATGGTTGAACAACTGGGTTTCTGGTGTTTCTAGCAGTGTTTCTGGGTATTTGGGAGCTGGAGAAAAATCCTACCGAGATCCTCGCCTCGATGAGTCGCTGTGA